A DNA window from Synchiropus splendidus isolate RoL2022-P1 chromosome 2, RoL_Sspl_1.0, whole genome shotgun sequence contains the following coding sequences:
- the LOC128755004 gene encoding myosin-10-like isoform X3, producing MSLRSGTEDPERYLFVDRAVVYNPAAQADWTAKRLVWIPSERHGFEAASVREERGDEVVVELAENGKKSVVNKDDIQKMNPPKFSKVEDMAELTCLNEASVLHNLKDRYYSGLIYTYSGLFCVVINPYKNLPIYSENIIEMYRGKKRHEMPPHIYAISESAYRCMLQDREDQSILCTGESGAGKTENTKKVIQYLAHVASSHKGRKDHNIPPESPKPMKLQAQNSVGELERQLLQANPILESFGNAKTVKNDNSSRFGKFIRVNFDVTGYIVGANIETYLLEKSRAIRQAKDERTFHIFYQLLAGAGEHLKSDLLLEGFNNYRFLSNGNIPIPGQQDKDNFQETMEAMHIMSFSHEEILAMLKVVSSVLQFGNIVFKKERNTDQASMPDNTAAQKLCHLLGMNVMEFTRAILSPRIKVGRDYVQKAQTKEQADFAVEALAKATYERLFRWLVHRINRALDRTKRQGASFIGILDIAGFEIFQLNSFEQLCINYTNEKLQQLFNHTMFILEQEEYQREGIEWSFIDFGLDLQPCIDLIERPANPPGVLALLDEECWFPKATDRTFVEKLTQEQGTHTKFQKPRQLKDKADFCIIHYAGKVDYKADEWLMKNMDPLNDNVATLLHQSTDKFVAELWKDVDRIVGLDQVAGMNETAFGATYKTKKGMFRTVGQLYKESLTKLMATLRNTNPNFVRCIIPNHEKRAGKLEPHLVLDQLRCNGVLEGIRICRQGFPNRIVFQEFRQRYEILTPNAIPKGFMDGKQACERMIQALELDPNLFRIGQSKIFFRTGVLAHLEEERDLKITDIIISFQSVCRGFLARKAFAKKQQQLSALKVLQRNCAAYLKLRHWQWWRLFTKVKPLLQVTRQEEEMQAKDEELIKVKERQLKVENELVDMERKHQQLLEEKNILAEQLQAETELFAEAEEMRARLASRKQELEEILHDLESRVEEEEERNQSLQIEKKKMQSQIQDLEEQLDEEEAARQKLQLEKVTAEAKIKKLEEDIVLLEDQNSKFLKEKKLLEDRIGEATVLLTEEEEKAKNLSKIKNKQEMMMVDLEERLKKEEKTRQELEKAKRKLDAETTDLQDQIVEFQTHVEEMKSQLTKKEEELQTVLSRSDEEAVQKNNALKQVRELQAQLAELQEDLESEKICRSKAEKLKRDLSEELEALKTELEDTLDTTAAQQELRTKREQEVAELKKAIEEETKNHEAQIQEMRQRHGSALEELSEQLEQAKRFKANLEKNKLTLENDNKELAGEVKSLQQTKTESEHKRKKLEAQLQEFMARATEMERTKGDLAERSHKLQAELDNVSVLLEEAEKRNIKLVKDAESVGSQLQDTQELLQEETRQKLNLGSRVRQLEEEKNTLLEQQEEDEEARRNLEKQLQSVQAQLCETKKKLEEDVGAMECLEEVKRKLQKDVELTAQRLEEKAMAMDKMEKTKTRLQQELEDLMVDLDHQRQIVSNLEKKQKKFDQLLAEEKNISARYAEEWDRAEAEAREKETKALSMARALEEALEAKEELERFNKQLRAEMEDLMSSKDDVGKNVHELEKSKRALEQQVEEMRTQLEELEDELQATEDAKLRLEVNMQAMKAQFDRDLQARDEQGDEKKRALVKQVREMEAELEDERKQRTLAVASKKKLEMDLNEVEGQIEAANKGRDEAVKQLRKLQAQMKDYQRELEEARASRDEIFTQSKENEKKLKSLEAEILQLQEDHAASERARRHAEQERDELADEISNSASGKTSLLEEKRRLEARISQLEEELEEEQGNMELLNERVRKSTLQVDALNTELAGERSAAQKSESARQQMERQNKELKAKLAELEGAVKSKFKASITALEAKILQMEEQLEQEAKERGSANKIVRRSEKKLKEVMMQVEDERRHADQYKEQLEKSNSRMKQLKRQLEEAEEEATRANASRRKLQRELDDATEANEGLTREVNSLKSRLSRRGTPVSGFSSGRSGRRNLNLDGASVDMSDDDADSRASDFNDTQVNAE from the exons ATGTCATTAAGGAGTGGGACAGAGGACCCAGAGCGGTACCTCTTTGTGGACCGGGCTGTGGTCTACAATCCAGCAGCACAGGCCGACTGGACAGCCAAGAGGCTAGTATGGATCCCATCTGAACGCCATGGCTTTGAGGCAGCCAGTGTCCGTGAAGAGCGGGGGGATGAGGTAGTGGTGGAGCTGGCAGAAAATGGGAAGAAGTCTGTAGTTAACAAGGATGATATTCAGAAGATGAATCCCCCTAAGTTTAGCAAAGTGGAGGATATGGCAGAGCTCACCTGCCTGAATGAAGCCTCCGTACTCCACAACCTGAAAGATCGCTACTACTCTGGCCTTATCTAt aCATATTCTGGCCTCTTCTGTGTAGTCATAAACCCCTACAAGAACCTGCCCATTTACTCAGAGAACATCATTGAGATGTACAGGGGGAAAAAGAGGCATGAAATGCCTCCACACATCTACGCAATCTCAGAGTCTGCCTACAGATGCATGTTGCAAG ACCGAGAAGACCAGTCTATTCTTTGCAC AGGTGAATCTGGGGCTGGAAAGACAGAAAACACTAAAAAGGTCATTCAGTACCTGGCACATGTGGCCTCCTCCCACAAAGGACGAAAAGACCACAACATCCCT CCTGAATCTCCTAAACCAATGAAGCTGCAG GCTCAAAATTCCGTT GGTGAACTGGAACGGCAGCTTTTACAAGCCAACCCCATTTTGGAGTCTTTTGGGAATGCCAAGACAGTAAAAAATGACAACTCATCACGTTTT GGGAAGTTCATCCGTGTCAACTTTGATGTCACTGGATATATCGTAGGAGCCAACATTGAAACCT ACTTGCTTGAGAAATCCAGAGCTATTCGTCAGGCCAAAGATGAGCGCACCTTCCATATCTTCTACCAGCTACTTGCCGGAGCTGGCGAGCACCTCAAAT CTGATTTGCTTTTGGAAGGATTCAACAATTATCGCTTCCTGTCCAACGGCAACATCCCAATCCCTGGACAGCAGGACAAAGACAACTTCCAAGAGACGATGGAAGCTATGCACATTATGAGCTTCTCACATGAGGAGATCCTGG CCATGTTAAAAGTTGTGTCGTCAGTGTTGCAGTTCGGCAACATCGTCTTTAAGAAGGAGAGAAACACAGATCAGGCATCCATGCCAGACAATACAG CTGCGCAGAAGCTGTGTCACCTCCTGGGCATGAATGTAATGGAGTTCACCAGAGCCATCCTGTCACCAAGGATCAAAGTGGGCCGAGATTATGTCCAGAAGGCCCAAACTAAAGAGCAG GCCGACTTTGCCGTCGAGGCTCTGGCTAAGGCGACTTATGAACGTCTCTTCCGCTGGCTGGTCCATCGCATCAACCGAGCTCTGGACCGGACCAAACGTCAGGGGGCGTCTTTCATCGGTATACTTGACATCGCTGGCTTCGAAATTTTCcag CTGAACTCCTTTGAGCAGCTCTGCATCAACTACACCAacgagaagctgcagcagctcttcAACCACACCATGTTCATCTTGGAGCAGGAGGAATACCAGAGGGAGGGCATTGAGTGGAGCTTCATTGACTTTGGACTCGACCTGCAGCCTTGCATCGATCTCATCGAGAGGCCT GCAAACCCGCCTGGAGTGTTGGCGCTGTTGGATGAGGAATGCTGGTTCCCAAAAGCCACAGACAGGACTTTTGTTGAGAAACTGACCCAGGAGCAGGGAACTCACACCAAGTTCCAGAAGCCCCGACAGCTTAAAGACAAAGCCGACTTCTGCATCATTCACTACGCTGGAaag GTGGACTACAAGGCCGATGAGTGGTTAATGAAGAACATGGACCCACTCAATGACAACGTAGCCACACTGTTGCATCAGTCGACTGACAAATTTGTGGCCGAACTTTGGAAAGACG TGGATCGTATCGTGGGTCTGGACCAGGTGGCGGGGATGAATGAAACTGCATTCGGTGCTACCTACAAAACCAAAAAAGGAATGTTTCGCACTGTCGGACAGTTGTACAAGGAGTCGCTCACTAAGCTCATGGCCACTCTGAGGAACACAAACCCAAACTTCGTCCGCTGCATCATCCCAAACCACGAAAaacga GCTGGTAAACTGGAACCTCACCTGGTTCTGGACCAGCTCAGGTGTAACGGAGTTCTGGAGGGGATCCGCATCTGCCGCCAAGGTTTTCCCAATCGCATTGTCTTCCAGGAGTTCAGACAGAG ATATGAAATACTGACACCCAACGCTATACCCAAGGGGTTCATGGATGGGAAGCAAGCTTGTGAGAGAATG ATCCAAGCCCTTGAGTTAGATCCCAACCTCTTTCGCATTGGACAGAGCAAGATCTTTTTCAGAACTGGAGTCCTGGCTCATctagaggaggagagagacctGAAAATCACAGACATCATTATCTCCTTCCAGTCTGTATGTCGTGGGTTTTTGGCTCGCAA GGCATTTgccaagaagcagcagcagcttagCGCGCTGAAGGTTCTGCAGAGGAACTGTGCAGCTTATCTGAAGCTGCGTCACTGGCAGTGGTGGAGGCTCTTCACCAAG GTGAAgcctctgctgcaggtgacaaggcaggaggaggaaatgcaGGCCAAAGACGAGGAGCTGATAAAGGTGAAGGAAAGACAACTCAAGGTGGAGAATGAGTTGGTGGATATGGAGAGAAAGCATCAGCAG CTCCTTGAGGAGAAGAACATTCTGGCCGAGCAGCTCCAGGCTGAGACAGAATTGTTCGCCGAGGCTGAAGAGATGCGAGCTCGTCTGGCTTCACGAAAgcaagagctggaggagattcTCCATGACCTGGAGTCccgagtggaggaggaggaggagagaaaccaGAGCTTGCAGAtcgagaagaagaagatgcagtCGCAGATTCAG gatctggaggagcagctggatgaagaagaagcagccagACAGAAACTTCAGTTGGAAAAAGTGACAGCAGAAGCAAAGATAAAGAAGTTAGAAGAAGATATTGTGCTGCTCGAGGACCAGAATTCCAAGTTCCTGAAG GAGAAGAAGTTGCTGGAGGACCGCATTGGTGAGGCGACGGTTCTGctgacagaagaggaggaaaaggccAAAAACCTCAGCAAAATTAAGAACAAGCaagagatgatgatggtggactTGGAGG AACGGCtgaaaaaggaggagaaaacacGACAGGAACTCGAGAAGGCCAAGCGCAAGCTGGACGCAGAGACCACCGACCTGCAGGACCAGATTGTCGAGTTTCAGACACATGTGGAAGAAATGAAGAGCCAGCTGACCAAGAAGGAAGAAGAGCTGCAGACTGTTTTGTCGAG GAGCGACGAGGAGGCAGTCCAGAAGAACAATGCCCTGAAGCAGGTGCGGGAGCTTCAGGCTCAGCTGGCTGAGCTTCAGGAGGATCTGGAGTCTGAGAAGATTTGCCGCAGCAAAGCCGAAAAGCTTAAGAGAGATCTGAGCGAGGAGCTGGAGGCTCTGAAGACTGAGCTGGAGGACACGCTGGACaccacagcagctcagcaggaACTTAG AACAAAACGAGAACAGGAGGTGGCCGAGCTGAAAAAGGCCATTGAGGAGGAGACAAAAAACCATGAGGCCCAGATCCAGGAGATGAGGCAGAGACATGGCAGCGCACTGGAGGAGCTGTCCGAGCAGCTAGAGCAAGCCAAGAGA TTTAAGGCCAACCTGGAGAAGAACAAGCTAACTCTGGAGAACGATAACAAAGAGTTGGCTGGCGAGGTGAAGAGCCTGCAGCAGACAAAGACCGAGTCGGAGCACAAGAGGAAGAAACTGGAGGCACAGCTGCAGGAGTTCATGGCCCGGGCCACCGAGATGGAGCGGACGAAGGGGGACCTGGCGGAACGCTCCCACAAGCTTCAG GCGGAGCTGGATAATGTGTCGGTCCTGCTGGAGGAAGCCGAGAAGAGAAACATCAAGCTGGTCAAGGATGCTGAGAGCGTGGGAAGCCAACTACAAGACACTCAG GAGTTGCTGCAGGAAGAAACCCGCCAGAAGCTGAATCTCGGCAGCCGTGTGcgccagctggaggaggagaagaacaccttgctggagcagcaggaggaggacgaggaggctCGGCGCAACCTGGAGAAACAGCTGCAGTCGGTCCAGGCGCAG CTCTGCgagacaaagaagaagctggaggaggacgtTGGAGCAATGGAGTgtctggaggaggtgaagagaaaactCCAGAAGGATGTAGAGCTGACAGCCCAGCGTCTGGAGGAGAAGGCCATGGCCATGGACAAAATGGAGAAGACCAAAACCCGactgcagcaggagctggaaGACCTGATGGTGGACCTGGACCACCAGAGGCAGATCGTGTCCAACctggagaagaagcagaagaagtttGACCAG TTGTTGGCAGAGGAGAAGAACATTTCAGCACGATATGCTGAGGAGTGGGACCGTGCCGAAGCTGAAGCCAGGGAGAAGGAGACCAAGGCTCTGTCCATGGCCAGAGCCCTGGAAGAAGCTCTGGAGGCCaaagaggagctggagaggtTCAACAAGCAGCTGCGGGCTGAAATGGAAGATCTGATGAGCTCCAAGGACGATGTGGGCAAAAAT GTGCATGAGCTGGAGAAGTCCAAACGGGCGCTCGAGCAGCaagtggaggagatgaggactcagctggaggagctggaggacgagCTGCAGGCCACAGAGGACGCCAAGCTGCGGCTGGAGGTCAACATGCAGGCCATGAAAGCTCAGTTTGACCGAGACCTGCAGGCCAGGGACGAGCAGGGCGACGAGAAGAAGAGAGCGCTGGTCAAACAG GTACGAGAgatggaggcagagctggaggacgagaggaagcagaggactctGGCTGTGGCCTccaagaagaagctggagatgGACCTGAACGAAGTGGAGGGTCAGATCGAAGCGGCCAACAAAGGCCGTGACGAAGCGGTCAAACAACTCCGAAAGCTCCAG GCCCAGATGAAGGACTACcagagggagctggaggaggcccgAGCCTCCCGAGACGAGATCTTCACCCAGTCCAAAGAAAACGAGAAAAAGCTGAAGAGTCTAGAGGCGGAAATCTTACAGCTACAAGAG GACCACGCTGCGTCAGAGCGAGCACGGCGCCATGCCGAGCAGGAGCGGGACGAGCTGGCGGATGAGATCTCCAACAGCGCCTCTGGAAA AACgtcgctgctggaggagaagagaaggctGGAGGCCCGGATctctcagctggaggaggagctggaggaggagcagggcaACATGGAGCTGCTCAATGAACGCGTGAGGAAGTCCACACTACAG GTGGACGCCCTGAACACAGAGCTAGCTGGAGAGCGCAGCGCCGCCCAGAAGAGCGAGAGTGCTCGCCAGCAGATGGAGCGGCAGAACAAG GAGCTCAAAGCCAAACTTGCCGAGCTGGAAGGAGCCGTCAAGTCCAAGTTCAAGGCCTCCATCACAGCCCTGGAGGCCAAGAtcctgcagatggaggagcagctggagcaggaggccAA GGAAAGAGGATCGGCAAACAAGATAGTGCGGCGCTCGGAGAAGAAACTGAAGGAGGTGATGATGCAGGTGGAGGACGAGCGTCGCCATGCCGACCAGTACAAGGAGCAG CTGGAGAAGTCCAACTCTCGCATGAAGCAGCTGAAGCGTCagctggaggaggcggaggaggaggccaCCAGGGCCAACGCCTCCCGCAGGAAGCTGCAGCGGGAGCTGGACGACGCCACCGAGGCTAACGAAGGGCTGACGCGGGAGGTGAACTCCCTCAAGAGCCGCCTCAG CAGACGCGGCACGCCCGTCAGCGGCTTCTCCTCCGGTCGCTCCGGACGCCGCAACTTGAATCTGGACGGCGCCTCGGTCGACATGTCGGACGACGACGCGGACAGCCGCGCCAGTGACTTCAACGACACCCAAGTCAACGCCGAGTAA